One region of Trichosurus vulpecula isolate mTriVul1 chromosome 1, mTriVul1.pri, whole genome shotgun sequence genomic DNA includes:
- the TMEM265 gene encoding transmembrane protein 265 encodes MGEEEKALETLVSIEPAPPPASPPVGCSRYSLRCLAATSIICGCSCLGVMALVFAIKAEERRKAGKPEEALFLGSRAKRFAVAGIAVWLGVLVLGPLLLWLLSYAIAQAE; translated from the exons atgggagaagaagaaaaggcatTGGAGACCTTGGTGAGCATAGAGCCTGCCCCCCCTCCAGCCTCACCTCCTGTTGGCTGCAGCAGGTACTCGCTCCGATGTCTTGCAGCCACTAGCATCATCTGCGGCTGCTCCTGTCTTGGAGTCATGGCTCTCGTGTTTGCTATCAAG GCTGAGGAACGACGTAAGGCTGGGAAACCAGAGGAAGCGTTGTTCTTGGGGAGTCGAGCCAAGCGTTTTGCCGTGGCTGGTATTGCAGTGTGGCTTGGAGTGCTTGTACTGGGACCCCTGCTCCTCTGGCTTCTATCATACGCCATTGCCCAAGCAGAGTGA